A single window of Vibrio sp. SCSIO 43137 DNA harbors:
- the recC gene encoding exodeoxyribonuclease V subunit gamma yields MFTVYHSNQVDILKSLLVELIKSSPLNSPFKKEQILVQSPGMSQWLKMALADELGIAANIEFPLPATFIWKMFVTVLDDVPEKSAFNKEAMTWKIVQVLPEKLELAEFSALKKYLSDDTDGSRLYQLAEKIADVFDGYLVYRPEWIASWEAGKAVAELEDEQPWQPILWQALYDHTLMLNQSPYHRANLYEEFIDKLENYTGKFTDLPERLFVFGISSLPPRYIDALKALGEHMDVHLMFTNPCRYYWGEVRDRKFLARLEANSRKHLEWCEDHSELSGESLQLKGTLEQNLADELHTHVIGNGLLASMGKLGRDNMYLLSQLASNEIEAFVDIDRESLLQQIQADILNLEERQDDENLLSSSHKNSIDINDFSLTLHGCHSPVREVEVLHDSLLRMFEQNSQLKPRDIIVMVADINAYSPAIQAVFGNAASDRYIPYSISDRTAKQESPVLSSFLELVGLPFNRCHASELLELLETPEIMARFDLSDAEFGRLRLWIEEVGIRWGVDSGTATEFDLPEMEQNSWLFGIQRMLMGYAMHESSGFYQSGEHIIAPYNEVQGLDAELAGKLAEFISRIAHYRSELAGEKTASQWQACLYQLSDDFFLVQPEGEMAVQTIRDTLQHLSEQLESACYQDKISLPVLTEYLQGKLSSSSVSQRFLAGQVNFCTLMPMRSIPFDVVCLLGMNDGIYPRTVAPEGFDLINGRVRAGDRSRRDDDRYLFLEALLSAQKTLYISYLAHSIQDNSELAPSILVSELLEYCGANFCLKGDEQLESDSSAQRLISNLTYHHPMVPYSRQAFSSDKPSYAAEWLPVAAGVSSVKKAFVQPLDDYLASVEQPAELPLAELQRFWKLPVRYFFNRRLKVYFESAATDIVDEEPFILSGLDSYQLREEMLAAMIGASEDEQLKHKHQFHSLQRAKGRLPVGAFGELEFESNSEMTQALAAKLNELCYQPESDGEVNLEIPLDENKTNVRLTGWLKQRYTSGLVRYRCGRIRSQDWLSGWLDHLCAGASGLTLSTHLIGYDNKTGIEHKLLKPVDKVQALQWLSELTELYYQGMNQPLAYFPKTAFTGIEWQLKGKEDTESKMSQVFNDSYSFAGEGSDIYISRVWPEWNNALYQSLMGNAQQVLLNVLACSEDKQDV; encoded by the coding sequence TTGTTTACGGTTTATCATTCTAATCAGGTCGACATACTGAAATCCCTACTTGTTGAACTGATCAAATCATCCCCCCTGAACAGCCCGTTTAAGAAAGAACAGATTCTGGTGCAGAGTCCGGGAATGTCGCAGTGGCTGAAAATGGCTCTGGCCGATGAACTGGGTATTGCTGCCAATATAGAGTTTCCTCTGCCTGCCACCTTTATCTGGAAAATGTTTGTTACCGTTCTGGATGATGTTCCGGAAAAAAGTGCCTTTAACAAAGAGGCGATGACATGGAAAATCGTACAAGTTCTGCCGGAGAAACTGGAGCTGGCGGAGTTTTCAGCGTTAAAAAAATACCTTTCCGATGATACGGACGGTTCCAGACTCTACCAACTGGCTGAGAAAATCGCTGATGTATTTGATGGCTATCTGGTTTATCGCCCGGAGTGGATAGCCAGTTGGGAAGCCGGCAAAGCCGTTGCTGAACTTGAAGATGAACAGCCGTGGCAGCCCATACTTTGGCAGGCTCTGTACGATCATACCCTGATGTTGAATCAGTCCCCTTATCACAGAGCTAACCTGTATGAAGAGTTTATCGATAAGTTAGAAAACTATACGGGTAAGTTTACCGATTTGCCTGAGCGGCTGTTTGTATTTGGTATCTCTTCACTGCCGCCCCGCTATATAGATGCCCTGAAGGCACTGGGTGAACATATGGATGTCCACCTTATGTTTACTAACCCTTGCCGTTATTACTGGGGCGAAGTAAGGGATCGTAAGTTTCTGGCCAGACTTGAAGCCAACAGCAGAAAGCACCTTGAGTGGTGTGAAGACCATTCAGAGCTGAGTGGTGAGTCGCTGCAGCTAAAAGGTACTCTGGAGCAGAATCTGGCTGATGAGCTACATACTCATGTGATCGGTAACGGCCTGCTTGCCTCTATGGGTAAGCTGGGACGCGACAATATGTACCTGCTTTCCCAGCTCGCTTCTAATGAGATAGAAGCCTTTGTCGATATCGACAGAGAGTCACTTTTACAGCAAATTCAGGCTGATATTCTTAATCTGGAAGAGCGGCAGGATGATGAAAACCTGCTCTCCAGCAGTCATAAAAACTCAATTGATATAAACGATTTTTCCCTTACTCTGCATGGTTGTCATAGCCCGGTAAGGGAAGTGGAAGTATTGCATGATTCTCTGTTGAGAATGTTTGAGCAAAATTCACAGCTGAAGCCACGGGATATTATTGTGATGGTGGCGGATATCAATGCTTACAGCCCGGCGATTCAGGCGGTATTTGGTAATGCCGCTTCAGACAGGTATATCCCTTACTCTATTTCTGACCGGACTGCAAAGCAGGAGAGTCCGGTACTGAGCAGCTTTTTAGAACTGGTTGGCCTGCCTTTTAACCGCTGTCACGCTTCTGAGCTACTTGAACTGCTGGAAACGCCTGAAATTATGGCCCGCTTTGATCTTTCTGATGCTGAGTTTGGCCGGTTAAGGCTATGGATCGAAGAGGTAGGAATTCGCTGGGGAGTCGACAGTGGTACTGCTACTGAGTTTGATTTACCAGAGATGGAACAGAACAGCTGGCTATTCGGTATTCAGCGTATGCTGATGGGCTACGCTATGCATGAGAGCAGCGGCTTTTATCAGTCCGGAGAGCATATTATTGCTCCTTACAATGAGGTTCAGGGGTTAGATGCCGAACTGGCCGGAAAACTGGCGGAGTTTATCAGCCGTATAGCCCACTACAGAAGCGAGCTGGCTGGTGAGAAAACCGCGTCACAGTGGCAGGCTTGCCTGTACCAGTTGAGTGACGACTTTTTCCTTGTGCAGCCGGAAGGAGAAATGGCGGTACAAACTATCCGCGATACCCTTCAGCATCTTAGTGAGCAACTGGAGAGCGCCTGTTATCAGGATAAAATATCCCTGCCGGTTCTGACGGAATATCTTCAGGGTAAGCTCTCTTCTTCCTCTGTTAGTCAGCGTTTTCTGGCCGGGCAGGTGAACTTCTGTACCCTGATGCCGATGCGCTCCATTCCTTTTGATGTGGTCTGCCTGTTGGGAATGAATGACGGTATCTACCCCCGTACTGTTGCGCCGGAAGGATTTGATCTGATTAACGGCCGGGTAAGAGCGGGTGACCGCAGCCGCAGAGATGATGACAGATATCTATTCCTTGAGGCCTTGTTGTCTGCCCAGAAAACTTTGTATATCAGCTATCTTGCCCATTCGATTCAGGATAATAGTGAGTTGGCACCTTCCATTCTGGTTTCGGAACTGCTTGAGTATTGTGGTGCCAATTTCTGCCTTAAAGGTGATGAGCAACTGGAGTCGGACAGCTCCGCACAACGGCTAATCAGTAACCTTACTTATCACCATCCAATGGTGCCCTACAGCAGGCAGGCGTTTAGTAGTGACAAGCCAAGTTATGCTGCTGAGTGGCTGCCTGTGGCGGCTGGTGTGAGCTCAGTGAAAAAAGCCTTTGTTCAGCCTCTGGATGACTATTTAGCCAGTGTTGAGCAACCGGCAGAACTCCCTCTGGCTGAGCTTCAGCGTTTCTGGAAATTACCGGTACGTTACTTTTTTAACCGCCGCCTGAAAGTCTATTTTGAGTCTGCCGCGACTGACATTGTGGATGAAGAGCCGTTTATCCTCAGCGGACTGGATAGTTACCAGCTCAGGGAGGAGATGCTTGCGGCCATGATTGGTGCTTCGGAAGATGAACAGCTTAAGCACAAGCACCAGTTCCATTCTCTTCAGAGAGCAAAAGGGCGCTTACCGGTGGGCGCCTTTGGTGAGCTTGAGTTCGAAAGTAATAGTGAGATGACACAAGCTCTGGCGGCTAAACTGAATGAGCTTTGCTATCAGCCGGAGAGTGACGGGGAAGTTAATCTTGAAATTCCACTGGATGAAAATAAAACCAATGTTCGTCTGACAGGATGGTTAAAACAGCGTTATACGTCAGGACTTGTTCGTTACCGTTGTGGCCGGATACGCAGTCAGGACTGGCTGTCAGGCTGGCTGGATCACCTGTGTGCTGGGGCATCAGGCCTTACTTTGTCGACTCATCTGATTGGATACGATAACAAAACTGGTATTGAACATAAGTTACTTAAGCCGGTGGACAAAGTGCAGGCGTTGCAATGGTTATCCGAGCTGACAGAGCTTTACTATCAGGGAATGAATCAGCCGCTGGCCTATTTCCCTAAAACCGCCTTTACAGGTATAGAATGGCAACTAAAAGGTAAAGAAGATACAGAGAGTAAGATGTCTCAGGTGTTTAACGACAGCTACTCTTTTGCCGGTGAAGGGAGCGATATCTATATCTCCCGTGTCTGGCCGGAGTGGAATAATGCTCTGTATCAATCGCTAATGGGTAATGCACAACAAGTGCTATTGAATGTTCTGGCTTGCAGTGAAGATAAACAAGATGTCTGA
- the ribB gene encoding 3,4-dihydroxy-2-butanone-4-phosphate synthase, producing the protein MNQSPTSLLEKLGSPEQRVENALTALRNGQGVLLLDDEDRENEGDIICSVDHLTNEQMALMIRECSGIVCLCITDEHAAKLDLPPMVQNNNSANQTAFTVSIEAKVGVTTGVSAADRVVTIKTACNPDAQPTDLARPGHVFPLRARQGGVLSRRGHTEGTVDLMTLAGLSPFGVLCEVTNPDGTMAKTAEIVRFGELHNMPVLTIEDLVQYRLAREEKIA; encoded by the coding sequence ATGAATCAGTCCCCAACGTCTCTTTTAGAAAAACTCGGTTCACCGGAACAGAGAGTAGAAAACGCTTTGACCGCATTAAGAAATGGTCAGGGAGTTTTGTTACTTGATGATGAAGACCGTGAGAATGAAGGCGATATTATCTGTTCTGTCGATCACCTGACTAACGAGCAGATGGCGCTAATGATCCGCGAATGCAGCGGAATTGTCTGCCTCTGTATTACCGATGAACATGCCGCTAAGCTTGATCTTCCGCCAATGGTGCAAAACAACAATAGCGCTAATCAGACTGCCTTTACCGTTTCAATTGAAGCGAAAGTAGGTGTTACTACCGGTGTTTCGGCTGCCGATCGTGTGGTCACCATAAAAACCGCCTGTAATCCTGATGCACAACCTACTGATCTGGCAAGGCCGGGTCATGTATTTCCGTTGAGAGCCCGTCAGGGTGGCGTGCTGAGCAGAAGAGGGCATACCGAAGGCACCGTTGACCTGATGACCCTTGCTGGTTTGTCTCCGTTTGGTGTGCTTTGTGAAGTGACTAATCCTGATGGCACTATGGCCAAGACAGCAGAAATTGTCCGTTTTGGTGAGCTGCATAATATGCCGGTTCTTACTATCGAAGATCTTGTCCAGTATCGTCTGGCCAGAGAAGAGAAAATCGCCTGA
- a CDS encoding YebG family protein — translation MAVIVKYVVERNGEEKMTFTSKAEADAYDKMLDMADELFELIGKSDLIEDEGKQEELSLFLAQHKEDVLFALGAKRKPAPKKAKKIEAVDTAEESKEDAA, via the coding sequence ATGGCTGTAATCGTCAAGTACGTGGTGGAGCGCAACGGAGAAGAAAAGATGACTTTTACCTCTAAAGCTGAAGCTGACGCTTATGATAAAATGTTGGATATGGCCGATGAGCTTTTCGAGCTAATCGGGAAAAGTGACTTGATCGAAGATGAAGGTAAACAGGAAGAGCTTTCCCTGTTTCTTGCCCAGCATAAAGAGGATGTTCTGTTTGCTCTTGGTGCAAAACGCAAACCCGCACCGAAAAAAGCCAAAAAAATCGAAGCGGTCGACACTGCTGAAGAGAGCAAAGAAGACGCAGCCTGA
- a CDS encoding MarC family protein — MKELILHGATVFMGFFAIMNPIANAPIFLGLTSNEDRKTVKAIAFRSVLVAFILIALFAISGKLIFDLFGITLYALRITGGILVFQIGFHMLQGRSSEVHSPAQGDNGEAQKQAALSIAVSPLAMPILAGPGTIATAMNFASAPGNGEAIITIICFAILCLMTYFIFISGEKLVKAIGPDVMNVITKMMGLILAVIGVQMLIEGIEQAVKTFS; from the coding sequence ATGAAGGAACTTATTCTTCATGGCGCAACTGTGTTTATGGGCTTTTTTGCCATAATGAACCCCATTGCCAATGCACCTATTTTTCTCGGCTTAACCAGCAATGAAGATCGAAAAACGGTTAAAGCCATCGCGTTTCGCTCCGTGTTGGTCGCTTTTATTCTTATCGCCCTTTTTGCCATTAGCGGAAAACTGATTTTTGATCTGTTCGGTATAACCCTTTACGCCCTGCGAATTACCGGCGGTATATTGGTATTTCAGATTGGTTTCCATATGCTTCAGGGACGCTCTTCTGAAGTTCACTCTCCTGCTCAGGGAGATAACGGTGAAGCCCAGAAGCAGGCTGCTTTGAGTATCGCCGTATCTCCGCTGGCTATGCCGATTCTGGCTGGCCCCGGTACTATAGCAACGGCAATGAACTTTGCCTCTGCACCAGGTAACGGCGAAGCCATTATCACCATTATCTGTTTTGCCATTCTCTGCCTGATGACCTACTTCATCTTTATTTCCGGTGAAAAACTGGTTAAAGCCATCGGCCCGGATGTAATGAATGTGATCACCAAGATGATGGGATTAATTCTGGCTGTAATTGGTGTGCAGATGCTGATTGAAGGTATTGAGCAGGCAGTAAAAACCTTTAGCTAG
- the dapD gene encoding 2,3,4,5-tetrahydropyridine-2,6-dicarboxylate N-succinyltransferase, giving the protein MAYFSLAFGSATKNRDGKIIEAFFPSPVLNPSESLVAALAQVSGYKEGNQAIEISNELSTEVANAFAANGDIANAAFAEKAASSQAPLVLVILQSDDKPQSVAEGFLKLQLISQRLVQPHGTVLDGIFGLLHNIAWTNQGPIDLPELADRQIEARLAGEVLSVDCVDKFPKMTDYVVPAGVRIADTSRVRLGAHVGEGTTVMHEGFINFNAGTTGVSMVEGRISAGVVVNDGSDIGGGASIMGTLSGGGTVVVSIGENSLLGANAGLGFPLGDRCTIESGLYVTAGSKVAMLDANGEQVEVVKARDLAGKPDLLFRRNSVTGQIECLTNKSAVELNSELHSNN; this is encoded by the coding sequence ATGGCTTACTTTTCTCTTGCATTTGGTAGCGCGACCAAAAACCGCGACGGTAAAATCATCGAAGCTTTCTTCCCTAGCCCGGTACTTAACCCGAGCGAGTCTCTGGTTGCCGCTCTGGCACAAGTTTCCGGCTACAAAGAGGGAAATCAGGCAATTGAAATCAGCAATGAGCTAAGCACTGAAGTAGCAAACGCATTTGCAGCTAACGGTGATATTGCTAACGCAGCTTTTGCTGAAAAAGCCGCCTCTTCACAAGCACCGTTAGTACTGGTCATTCTGCAATCCGATGACAAACCACAGTCTGTTGCTGAAGGCTTCCTTAAACTACAGCTTATTTCACAGCGCCTTGTGCAGCCACACGGCACAGTTCTGGATGGCATTTTTGGTCTGCTGCACAATATTGCATGGACCAATCAGGGCCCTATCGACCTTCCTGAACTGGCTGATCGTCAGATCGAAGCACGTCTGGCTGGTGAAGTACTCTCCGTAGACTGTGTAGACAAGTTCCCGAAAATGACCGATTACGTGGTTCCGGCCGGTGTCCGTATTGCTGATACTTCACGTGTACGTCTTGGTGCTCATGTAGGTGAAGGCACCACGGTTATGCACGAAGGCTTTATCAACTTTAATGCCGGTACTACAGGCGTAAGCATGGTTGAAGGTCGTATTTCAGCAGGTGTAGTGGTTAACGACGGTTCAGATATCGGTGGCGGCGCCTCAATTATGGGTACTCTGTCAGGCGGTGGTACTGTTGTGGTTTCTATCGGTGAAAACAGCCTGCTTGGTGCCAACGCCGGCCTTGGCTTCCCACTGGGTGACCGTTGTACTATCGAATCGGGTTTGTATGTAACTGCCGGTTCGAAAGTTGCCATGCTGGACGCAAACGGCGAGCAGGTTGAAGTCGTTAAGGCCCGTGATTTGGCTGGTAAGCCAGATCTTCTGTTCCGCCGCAACTCAGTAACAGGTCAGATTGAGTGCCTGACCAATAAATCTGCGGTAGAGCTAAACAGTGAACTGCATAGTAATAACTAA
- a CDS encoding sugar diacid recognition domain-containing protein has product MILDHQLAQQIVDRTMAIIDNNINVMNQAGIIIASGDKQRIGELHDGALLALKRKDTVEVTRQSSDALKGVKQGVNLLLKHNDDIIGVVGITGDPVTLKNYARLVKMTAEMAIEQASLTEQLQWDKRHKQELIVSWINNQLSASQLEHQASMLEIDVASPRLAILIKVTAPSVAQQQNAVRQLIGLLERNETSSLIAMISLDEVVLLKTLPAKPEAGEQQLLEKLYRQISQSLCYQFKLALGQSFADASQLHLAFKSSRQVMAFGESHFPSKQCHLFNDYRMAMLISPIKNQWQEKELMLPYQKLIACDTNGQLQRTLNTLFEQSGNLKQCAETLSIHRNTLRYRLAKIEQVTGIDTSDFSGLVELYLASQLAKLQQD; this is encoded by the coding sequence ATGATTTTAGACCATCAACTGGCTCAGCAAATTGTCGATCGCACTATGGCGATCATCGACAACAATATTAATGTGATGAATCAGGCCGGAATCATTATTGCCAGCGGAGATAAGCAGAGAATCGGTGAACTGCACGATGGAGCCTTACTTGCACTTAAACGAAAGGATACCGTAGAGGTAACCCGGCAGAGCAGCGATGCTTTAAAAGGTGTAAAACAAGGGGTTAACCTGCTACTAAAACACAATGACGATATTATCGGTGTAGTTGGTATTACCGGTGACCCGGTGACACTGAAAAATTACGCCAGACTGGTAAAAATGACCGCAGAGATGGCCATTGAACAAGCCAGCCTCACCGAGCAGCTGCAATGGGATAAAAGACACAAACAAGAGTTGATTGTAAGCTGGATTAACAATCAACTCTCCGCCAGCCAGCTGGAACATCAGGCTAGCATGCTGGAGATAGATGTCGCTTCTCCCCGGCTGGCAATACTAATTAAAGTTACCGCCCCTTCCGTTGCACAGCAACAAAACGCCGTAAGGCAACTTATCGGCCTGTTAGAGCGAAACGAAACATCTTCCCTTATTGCTATGATCTCCCTTGATGAAGTGGTTCTGCTTAAGACATTGCCAGCAAAACCAGAAGCAGGAGAACAGCAGCTGCTGGAAAAACTCTACCGACAAATTAGCCAGAGTCTTTGTTACCAGTTTAAGCTGGCTCTTGGCCAGAGCTTTGCTGACGCTTCACAGCTGCACCTTGCCTTTAAAAGCAGCCGTCAGGTAATGGCATTCGGCGAATCACATTTCCCCTCTAAGCAGTGTCACCTGTTCAACGACTACCGTATGGCAATGTTGATATCTCCTATTAAAAATCAGTGGCAGGAGAAGGAGCTTATGCTTCCTTATCAAAAACTGATTGCCTGTGATACAAACGGCCAGCTACAAAGAACCCTCAATACCCTGTTTGAACAGAGCGGTAACCTGAAGCAGTGCGCTGAAACTCTATCGATTCACCGCAACACCCTCAGATACCGGCTTGCAAAAATTGAGCAAGTTACTGGTATCGATACTTCTGATTTCTCTGGTCTGGTTGAACTTTATCTTGCCAGCCAGTTAGCCAAACTTCAGCAAGATTAA
- a CDS encoding glycerate kinase, which translates to MKVVIAPDSFKESLSAKEVCQSIENGLRRVWQDAEILHVPVADGGEGTVQSLVDATAGHLVELQVQGPLDEKVDAFYGILGDGKTAAIEMAAASGLHHVIPEKRDPKLTSSFGTGELIRHALDNGINRLVIGLGGSATNDGGIGMLTALGARFLDSYANPVTANGAGLNQVDSIDVSALDSRLAECEIMIACDVDNPLCGASGASATFGPQKGATEADINLLDAGLKNLAAKVQQQLNRNILDVPGAGAAGGMGGAFLGFTDGRLKPGIDIVVETVGLEEKVIGADLVITGEGRIDWQTAHGKTPMGVAQAAKKYSIPVIAIAGCVGDDYQAVYKCGIDAVFTALPRPMDLPAAFAEASVNLANQAENIARTWSVANR; encoded by the coding sequence ATGAAAGTCGTTATCGCACCAGATTCATTTAAAGAGAGCCTCTCCGCCAAAGAAGTTTGCCAGTCCATTGAAAACGGACTTAGACGTGTGTGGCAGGACGCCGAAATCCTTCACGTTCCTGTTGCTGATGGTGGTGAAGGTACTGTTCAGTCTCTTGTAGACGCGACAGCCGGCCATCTGGTTGAGCTACAGGTTCAGGGGCCTCTGGATGAAAAGGTTGATGCGTTCTACGGTATTCTCGGCGACGGAAAAACCGCAGCCATTGAAATGGCAGCAGCCAGCGGCCTTCATCATGTCATCCCGGAAAAAAGAGACCCGAAACTGACTTCCAGCTTTGGTACCGGTGAACTAATCCGCCACGCTCTGGATAACGGTATCAATCGTCTTGTTATTGGTCTTGGCGGCAGTGCCACCAATGACGGCGGTATCGGTATGCTGACGGCCTTGGGTGCCCGTTTCTTAGATAGTTACGCTAACCCGGTAACCGCCAATGGTGCTGGCCTTAACCAGGTTGACTCTATTGATGTTTCCGCACTGGACAGCCGTCTGGCAGAGTGTGAAATTATGATCGCCTGCGATGTGGATAATCCCCTTTGTGGTGCTAGTGGCGCATCTGCCACATTCGGCCCTCAGAAAGGCGCTACTGAAGCAGATATTAATCTACTGGATGCCGGTTTAAAAAATCTTGCCGCTAAGGTTCAGCAGCAGTTAAACCGTAATATTCTTGATGTACCGGGAGCCGGAGCCGCCGGTGGTATGGGTGGCGCTTTCCTTGGCTTTACTGACGGACGCTTAAAGCCTGGCATCGATATTGTTGTAGAAACCGTCGGTTTGGAAGAGAAAGTGATAGGCGCCGATCTTGTTATTACAGGTGAAGGCCGAATTGACTGGCAGACGGCACACGGTAAAACGCCTATGGGAGTAGCTCAGGCTGCAAAGAAATATAGCATCCCGGTTATCGCCATTGCCGGTTGTGTAGGCGATGACTATCAGGCAGTTTATAAGTGCGGCATTGATGCAGTATTTACCGCACTGCCGCGACCAATGGATTTACCGGCCGCTTTTGCAGAAGCATCGGTAAACCTTGCTAATCAGGCTGAAAATATTGCCCGCACTTGGAGCGTAGCAAACCGTTAA
- a CDS encoding substrate-binding domain-containing protein, giving the protein MATIKDVAKEAGVSVATVSRVINKSPKASAASVESVKKAMSKLGYRPNANARALVNQSTNTVGVLVGDVSDPFFGTMVKAIDTIAQANGKHILICNGYHDPALEKEAIELLINSRCDSLIVHAKSLSDKELIGFAKEVKGMVLVNRFIPELADRCISLDNQKGAYLATEFLIRHGHKNIACIASSHQIEDADERIKGYLAAMHDNGLKAPKSYIEYGEPNSEGGEYAATNLLTKSVQFSAVVAYNDYMAAGAISVFEENGIQLPKQMSIIGFDDGLIARYVHPKLTTIRYPIQLMAEKAAKLSLSLAKEEDIEPEANRFSPTIVRRDSVEKTS; this is encoded by the coding sequence ATGGCCACAATTAAAGATGTAGCAAAAGAGGCCGGTGTCTCTGTTGCAACGGTTTCCCGGGTGATAAACAAATCACCGAAAGCGAGTGCTGCTTCCGTAGAGTCGGTAAAGAAAGCCATGAGCAAACTTGGTTACCGCCCTAATGCCAATGCCAGAGCTTTAGTTAATCAGAGCACTAATACCGTTGGTGTACTGGTGGGTGATGTGTCTGACCCCTTTTTCGGCACCATGGTCAAGGCGATAGACACCATTGCTCAAGCCAATGGCAAACATATTCTTATTTGTAACGGCTATCACGATCCCGCTTTAGAAAAAGAAGCCATTGAGCTACTGATTAACAGCCGTTGTGACTCACTTATTGTCCACGCCAAAAGCTTGTCTGATAAAGAGTTAATCGGCTTTGCCAAAGAAGTAAAGGGAATGGTGCTGGTAAACCGCTTTATTCCTGAGTTAGCGGATCGCTGTATCTCCCTTGATAACCAGAAAGGTGCCTATCTGGCCACTGAGTTTCTTATCCGTCATGGCCATAAGAACATCGCTTGTATCGCCTCATCTCATCAAATTGAAGATGCCGATGAACGTATTAAAGGCTATCTGGCGGCCATGCATGACAATGGCCTTAAAGCACCAAAAAGCTATATTGAGTATGGCGAACCTAACAGTGAAGGAGGCGAATACGCCGCAACTAACCTGTTAACCAAATCTGTCCAGTTTAGTGCCGTAGTGGCCTATAACGACTATATGGCCGCTGGTGCTATCTCCGTATTTGAGGAGAACGGTATCCAGTTACCGAAGCAGATGTCTATTATCGGATTCGATGACGGCTTGATCGCCCGCTATGTCCATCCTAAACTCACTACCATCCGCTACCCGATTCAGCTGATGGCTGAGAAAGCGGCAAAACTCTCATTGTCCCTCGCCAAAGAAGAGGATATTGAGCCCGAAGCCAATCGCTTCTCACCCACCATTGTGAGGCGCGACTCTGTAGAGAAGACCAGTTGA
- a CDS encoding C-GCAxxG-C-C family (seleno)protein: MKSKQAAHYFHGEEGYNCAQAVLKAFQPESGMSELTIRSATVAGGGRAKDGVCGALYAAQIILGPGDASDEITESFQKNTGSVRCSDIRKTECGCRNFVSMVSELTTPYLEKVDGEDEEYRSSREKREVEMLPQVKE; encoded by the coding sequence ATGAAATCGAAACAAGCTGCACACTATTTTCATGGCGAAGAGGGCTACAACTGTGCTCAGGCCGTACTGAAAGCCTTCCAGCCGGAATCAGGTATGTCAGAACTGACAATTCGATCTGCAACGGTTGCCGGAGGCGGGCGGGCTAAAGATGGTGTGTGTGGCGCCCTTTACGCGGCTCAGATTATTCTGGGACCGGGTGACGCCAGTGATGAAATTACGGAGTCTTTTCAGAAAAATACCGGTTCAGTCCGTTGTAGTGATATCAGAAAAACGGAATGTGGCTGTCGTAACTTTGTCAGCATGGTCAGTGAACTGACAACACCTTATCTGGAAAAGGTGGACGGTGAAGATGAAGAATACCGCAGCTCCAGAGAGAAAAGAGAGGTAGAAATGCTTCCTCAGGTAAAGGAGTAA